Sequence from the Haloarchaeobius salinus genome:
TGAATATTCGCTCGATGAGTTCTTTGTCCGCCAGGCTGTGACCCGCTCGACTCATCGCTTCGGACGCGGTCGGGTTGGCGATGGTGCCGCGGGAGTTCGTCGTTTCCTCGAAGCGTTCGGTGACGCGGTCGACGACGCGGTAGGGGTTCGACGAATCGGCGACGATGACCTCGGCGTCGCCGAGCAGGTGTGCGTTGGCGGTCAGTTCGGGAGCGTCGACGAGTTCGAGGAGCGGTGCGAGGCGATCGACCGTGTCGATAGCGGACAGATAGTACTCACTCGACGCCAGTAGTGCCGCACCGTGTGCGGTCGTCCGGTATCCAGCGTCCGTCTTCTCCAGGAACCCACGCTCTTCGAGGGTGACCGTCGCGCGGTACGCCGTCGTTCTGGAGAGTGTCGTGGTCTCGGTGAGCTGGCGTCGGGTCAGCGTCGATTCGGAGCAGGCGAGGAGAACGGGTGTTCGTCGGAGCAGGGAGATGGCTGCGTCGTGGTCCGAATCGTCCATGCGGTACGTCTTCAGCCGACCGTAATAGTGTTTCAGTTCCAACTCGACTGTTCACCACCGAACAGCTGGCCCATCGAAAACCTGTCAATCCATCGATGGCTATAACCGGGGCTTGTCCAAGCAGTACCCCAATGGACGGTGAATCGGGACAGAACCTCCGCAGTGGAGCGCAAGTGGGGCAGGTGGGTCTTATCCTCGATGGGGGAGAGAGGACTCTGACAGGGCACGGTTCGAGCGAGGGCCGGCGATGAGACGGGGGCTCTCCCTCGCACTGGTGGTGTTCGTCGTCGGGAGCGCCGCGGTCGCGGGAATCGGGGTGGCGACCGCGAGTGGTGCACCCGGGACGGCGACCGACCGCACGGTCGGGACCCCGGGAACGCTCGCGGCCGACGACAACGGGACGCTCTCGGGGACCCTGACCGACGGCGCGACCGGCGAGGCGCTCTCGGGTGTGACCGTAACGGTGGACGACGGGGACGACGTGCAGACCGTCCAGACTGACGGGAGCGGCACGTACTCGGCGACGGTCCCGAACGGCTCCGCGGTCACGGTCTCGGCGACCGCGACCGTCGCGGGTGCCGAAGACAGCGTCGAGATCGCCGCGACGAGCGGGACGACAGTCGACGGGACGGCGACCGCGGATCTGACGCTGTATCCGGACCTCGCGGGGTCGGGCACGCAGGCCGACCCGTATCAAATCGGGTCCGCGCGCGGGTTGCAGGCGATGAGCCTGGACCTCGACGCACACTACAGGCTCGTCTCCGACGTGAACGCGAGCAGGACGGTTGCGTGGAACGGCGGGAAGGGGTTCGACCCGGTCGGGGACAGCTATGCCGCCGGCTTCACGGGGACCTTCGACGGTGACGGAAACACGATTACGGGGATGACCATCGACCGGCCAACGGAGAGCAACGTCGGAGTGTTTGGCTCCACCAACGGCGACATCTCGAACACCACGGTACGTGAGGCGACCGTTACCGGTGACAAGTGGGTCGGCGGACTCGCCGGCGACCTCTACGGTTCGGCGACTGAGGTATCGGTGTCTGCGAACGTCAGCGGCACCGACGACGTGGGTGGACTCGTCGGCTATCACTCGGGGTCGGTGGACAGATCGGCGGTCTCGGGGACCGTCAGTGGCACCGACGACGTGGGTGGTCTCGTCGGCAGCACAGGCTCGGGTGCAGCAGTAACTGATTCCCACGCCGCCAGCACAGTGAATGGGGGGTCAACGGTGGGCGGGCTCGTTGGCTACCTCGCGACGTCGGCGACGGTCACGGACTCCTACGCCACCGGGGACGTTTCCGGCGGCTCCGAGGTAGGTGGTCTCATCGGGAAAGCGAGTTCGTATTCGACGGTCACCGACGCGTACTGGGACGTGGACACGACCGGTCAGAGTTACTCCGGTGGCGACGGCACGGGACTCACGACCGCGGAGATGACCGGTATCGACGCCACCGA
This genomic interval carries:
- a CDS encoding helix-turn-helix transcriptional regulator; amino-acid sequence: MDDSDHDAAISLLRRTPVLLACSESTLTRRQLTETTTLSRTTAYRATVTLEERGFLEKTDAGYRTTAHGAALLASSEYYLSAIDTVDRLAPLLELVDAPELTANAHLLGDAEVIVADSSNPYRVVDRVTERFEETTNSRGTIANPTASEAMSRAGHSLADKELIERIFTASALETHETVAGDEFHDVVSADSLSIYVADDETVPFSFAIDDEDVTIVGHDPATGLPTVHVESDRPAARTWLEGVYEECRRTATPI